One window of Mangrovibacterium diazotrophicum genomic DNA carries:
- a CDS encoding T9SS type A sorting domain-containing protein — protein MKFIFTAISLILLFSPAKGQLKTMGKAHVHAPVCYASDEVHRVYVEPPTRIRLKSAQTTAATINVTYIGFSDEAKTAFAYAVDIWEGLINSPVTINILARWTPLESGVLGSCAPTDYLENFDGAPLKNYYYPIALAEKLAGKELNNSYEYEISAQFNSSNESWYFGTDGNTPSTKYDFVSVVLHEIAHGLGFTGLCYESTSGNQTVGGYGWIEDHPGIFDDYMINFDGDKLVDQTKFPNFSTTLFDEFESGYLIFKNDETKSQTNNSYPRLYAPLTYDEGSSLYHLNESTYFPGNPSSLMTPSIGRGEAIHNPGPVTLAIFDEMGWVYTTIIHDELPDTEDTTTPLTVEAQVISDNGLDSTSVKVVYTYSDFTTPDTLQLNYQASTSLFTNQIPINGASEIRYYLIANDVDGNLFALPTQAPDTYFNVLIGVDQTPPTLTHEPVVLQMESDQTLTITAQAEDNIGVANVKMEYAINDQDFQTVTLDEADDAYQKTITLPTITDGDSIRYRLIATDTSSQALTTILPSNGYFVVTIEGFYDAVTNYSNNFDTPDRDFISTSFYTATEEGFDNASLNSPHPYLAPEKSDQNFEYTSILKHPIILQENGEMSFNEVVLVEPGATGTSYSDDDFWDYVIVEGSLDGSTNWLPIIDGYDSRANSSWLTTYNSSTDGDNSTATGTKDLYVARTISLTGNGNFSAGQTVYLRFRLFSDPFAYGWGWSIDDLVIQDPGTAVATIEISPGEVIFFPNPAKDQLNIQGSLKEAPGDILLSIYNNTGQKLLQRKIEGSTANFNAELDISNWQSGIYLVNLQFENGQLISRKIVRE, from the coding sequence ATGAAGTTTATTTTTACAGCCATATCTCTAATTCTGCTTTTCAGCCCGGCGAAAGGACAACTCAAAACAATGGGCAAAGCACATGTGCATGCACCCGTATGTTACGCATCCGACGAGGTGCACCGGGTTTATGTGGAGCCGCCGACGCGGATCCGACTTAAGTCGGCCCAAACGACTGCTGCAACCATTAACGTTACCTACATTGGTTTTTCGGATGAAGCAAAAACCGCCTTTGCTTATGCTGTCGACATTTGGGAGGGACTGATAAATTCACCTGTCACCATCAACATCCTGGCGCGTTGGACTCCACTGGAATCAGGTGTTCTGGGAAGTTGCGCCCCGACCGACTACCTCGAAAACTTCGACGGCGCCCCACTCAAAAATTACTACTACCCAATTGCACTGGCTGAAAAACTCGCCGGCAAAGAACTGAATAATTCGTATGAATACGAGATATCTGCCCAATTCAACAGCAGTAACGAATCGTGGTATTTTGGAACCGACGGCAATACGCCGTCCACAAAATATGATTTTGTATCGGTGGTTCTGCACGAAATCGCGCACGGGTTGGGCTTTACAGGCTTGTGCTACGAAAGTACAAGCGGTAATCAAACCGTTGGAGGCTACGGCTGGATCGAAGACCATCCGGGAATTTTTGACGATTACATGATCAACTTTGACGGAGACAAACTGGTTGACCAGACGAAGTTTCCGAACTTCTCAACAACCCTCTTTGACGAGTTTGAATCCGGCTACCTGATCTTCAAAAATGACGAAACAAAGTCGCAAACCAACAACAGCTATCCTCGCCTTTACGCTCCACTGACCTACGACGAGGGATCAAGTCTTTATCACTTGAACGAAAGCACCTACTTTCCCGGAAACCCGAGTTCATTGATGACCCCGAGTATTGGGCGCGGCGAAGCGATTCATAATCCGGGACCGGTTACACTGGCTATTTTCGACGAAATGGGATGGGTTTATACCACGATCATTCACGATGAATTACCGGATACGGAAGATACGACAACACCTTTGACCGTGGAGGCCCAAGTCATAAGCGACAATGGTCTCGACAGTACCAGTGTAAAAGTAGTTTACACTTACTCTGATTTCACAACACCAGACACCCTTCAACTGAATTATCAAGCATCAACCAGCTTGTTTACAAACCAAATTCCGATAAACGGCGCGAGTGAAATTCGCTATTACCTCATTGCAAACGACGTTGACGGGAACTTATTCGCCTTGCCAACACAAGCGCCGGATACCTATTTCAATGTGCTGATCGGTGTGGATCAAACTCCGCCGACATTGACTCACGAACCGGTTGTCCTGCAAATGGAAAGTGACCAAACACTAACAATTACGGCACAAGCAGAAGACAACATTGGTGTTGCCAACGTCAAAATGGAGTACGCAATCAATGACCAGGACTTCCAAACAGTAACGCTCGACGAGGCGGATGATGCCTACCAGAAAACAATCACCCTGCCGACGATTACCGACGGCGACTCTATCCGGTATCGCCTAATCGCGACCGATACATCCAGTCAGGCATTAACGACCATACTACCCTCAAACGGTTATTTTGTCGTTACAATCGAGGGATTTTACGACGCAGTGACGAATTACAGCAACAACTTTGACACCCCGGATCGGGATTTTATTTCGACAAGCTTTTACACCGCTACCGAAGAAGGCTTCGACAATGCCTCTCTCAACAGTCCCCATCCTTACCTGGCTCCCGAAAAATCAGATCAAAACTTTGAATACACAAGCATTTTGAAGCACCCGATCATTTTACAGGAAAACGGCGAGATGAGCTTTAACGAGGTCGTCCTGGTTGAGCCCGGCGCAACAGGGACAAGCTATAGTGACGACGATTTTTGGGACTATGTTATTGTTGAAGGATCGCTGGATGGCAGCACCAACTGGCTGCCAATTATCGATGGCTACGACTCGCGGGCAAACAGCTCCTGGCTCACAACCTACAACTCTTCAACGGATGGCGATAACTCAACGGCAACAGGAACGAAAGACCTGTACGTTGCACGAACAATTTCGCTAACCGGAAACGGCAATTTTAGCGCCGGGCAAACGGTGTACCTGCGCTTCCGCTTGTTCTCCGATCCTTTCGCTTACGGCTGGGGTTGGTCCATCGACGATCTGGTGATTCAGGATCCGGGAACTGCAGTTGCAACAATCGAAATCTCTCCGGGCGAAGTCATTTTCTTCCCAAACCCGGCAAAAGATCAGTTGAATATCCAGGGATCTTTGAAAGAAGCTCCAGGTGATATTCTGCTTTCGATCTACAACAACACAGGGCAAAAATTACTGCAGCGAAAAATCGAGGGAAGCACCGCCAACTTTAATGCCGAGCTTGATATCTCGAACTGGCAATCCGGTATTTATCTGGTCAATCTTCAGTTTGAAAACGGGCAATTGATTTCGCGTAAAATTGTGCGGGAATAG